A stretch of Candidatus Dadabacteria bacterium DNA encodes these proteins:
- a CDS encoding phosphoglycerate dehydrogenase encodes MPPFRRNLLKILITDGLAKQGLELLMAAEGVEVDERKGVSPEELTDIIKDYDGLVVRSATKVTREVIEASGGRLRIIGRAGIGIDNIDLDAATRNGVAVMNTPESNSITTAEHTITLLLSLARRIPQAHSSIKSGKWERNKYKGVEVYGKTIGLVGLGNIGKLVAERAMGLKMKAIAYDPYLSQEAAKKLSIELVSLDELFHRSDVITVHTPLTDETRDLVNSESFEKMKEGVIVINCARGGIVNEADMAEALREGKVGGAAFDVYTSEPVDPDNPVLSVEENIVLTPHLGASTEEAQIKVGTTMAQQLIDFAQKGVVKNAVNMPSLTTEQLTVMKPYLSICEKIGSLHGQLCEGAVRTIEVTYEGEVAEMDSGYLTVAVLKGFLSHIMDISVTYVNAPSIAEERKIKVVESKSAVMSQYTNLITVMVTTRKETSEISGSVFGGNHGRIVKVNGVEIDVVPEGFLLVSHNYDRPGFIGSMCSVLGKNNVNIGRMHLGRKSVGGEAIVFTNVDTRVSEEVIQEISAIENIISVTQVSFSDE; translated from the coding sequence ATCCCGCCTTTCCGGAGGAATCTCTTGAAAATACTTATAACTGACGGACTTGCGAAGCAGGGTCTTGAACTTCTGATGGCCGCCGAGGGAGTGGAGGTTGACGAAAGAAAAGGCGTCTCTCCCGAAGAGCTCACTGATATCATAAAGGACTACGACGGCCTAGTGGTAAGAAGTGCCACCAAGGTCACCAGAGAAGTTATAGAGGCTTCGGGCGGGCGGCTTCGGATAATAGGCCGCGCTGGCATAGGAATAGACAACATAGACCTTGACGCCGCGACCAGAAACGGGGTGGCCGTTATGAATACCCCGGAGTCAAATTCCATAACCACGGCCGAGCACACAATCACTCTTCTGCTCTCCCTCGCGAGAAGGATTCCCCAGGCCCATTCCTCGATAAAGTCGGGCAAGTGGGAGAGAAACAAGTACAAGGGGGTCGAGGTTTACGGGAAGACAATAGGCCTTGTGGGTCTTGGAAACATAGGAAAGCTGGTAGCCGAGCGGGCGATGGGTCTTAAGATGAAGGCGATTGCCTACGACCCGTACCTGAGCCAGGAAGCCGCGAAAAAGCTAAGCATCGAGCTTGTCTCCCTAGATGAGCTTTTCCACCGCTCAGACGTGATAACGGTGCACACCCCTCTTACTGACGAGACGAGGGATCTTGTAAACTCCGAGTCTTTTGAAAAGATGAAGGAAGGGGTGATAGTGATTAACTGCGCCCGGGGAGGCATAGTGAACGAGGCAGACATGGCGGAGGCGCTTCGTGAAGGCAAGGTGGGAGGAGCCGCGTTTGACGTGTACACCTCGGAACCTGTTGATCCCGACAACCCTGTTCTGTCAGTCGAGGAGAACATAGTGCTTACCCCGCATCTCGGTGCTTCAACGGAGGAGGCGCAGATAAAGGTCGGAACCACCATGGCGCAGCAACTGATAGATTTTGCCCAGAAAGGAGTCGTGAAAAACGCGGTCAACATGCCGTCGCTGACGACGGAGCAGCTTACCGTGATGAAGCCGTATCTGTCCATCTGCGAGAAGATAGGAAGTCTTCACGGCCAGCTCTGCGAGGGCGCTGTCCGCACTATAGAGGTCACTTACGAAGGCGAGGTGGCCGAGATGGACTCCGGGTACCTGACAGTTGCCGTGCTGAAAGGCTTTCTCTCGCACATAATGGACATCTCGGTGACCTACGTTAACGCTCCGTCTATAGCCGAGGAAAGGAAGATAAAAGTAGTTGAGTCGAAGTCTGCCGTTATGAGCCAGTACACAAACCTCATTACTGTAATGGTGACGACCCGTAAGGAGACCAGCGAAATCTCGGGAAGCGTGTTCGGCGGCAATCATGGAAGGATAGTCAAGGTAAACGGGGTCGAGATCGACGTCGTTCCCGAGGGATTCCTGCTCGTGAGCCACAACTACGACCGCCCGGGCTTCATAGGATCGATGTGTTCTGTTTTGGGAAAAAACAACGTCAATATCGGCCGTATGCACCTTGGAAGAAAATCCGTGGGCGGGGAAGCTATAGTGTTCACGAACGTTGATACAAGGGTAAGCGAGGAAGTTATCCAGGAAATTTCCGCCATAGAGAATATTATTTCGGTAACCCAGGTCAGTTTTTCAGATGAATAA
- the hisZ gene encoding ATP phosphoribosyltransferase regulatory subunit translates to MNKFLTLPQGVKDFGPVKAENLKRIENVLLEEFSYWGYRRVITPLFEYLDTMSVGIGENFKHRLMKFVDPHTGEVVVLRPDITPQIGRMVATQLSDHRHPLRLCYSGRVVRYEEKGSGKEREVFQLGCELLGLGSTEGDSEIIALALKSINRLGLKKITLNLGHTGILDAVLQDAGEIRDQLVHALIKKDQELIRKIVEPSAIPKDVKDVLFSLSDYYGDADILRRAARNKRFRPCIEEIISLITVLEEYKVECDISIDLVEVKGFEYYTGVTFEIISSAAPASLVTGGRYDGLVNRYGKNVPAAGFAIDAEALMQSTKGGDGENQVHFIIVPKNQDLRGDAIRLAEWLRSSSFKVILDLNGSYADMIDSQDFFDGDGSLATYGLIKLESPSEIKLVESRTGSIREFSNLEELLTGGGL, encoded by the coding sequence ATGAATAAGTTTTTGACGCTGCCTCAGGGAGTGAAAGATTTCGGTCCCGTGAAGGCGGAGAACCTCAAGCGGATAGAAAACGTGCTCCTTGAGGAATTTTCCTACTGGGGCTACAGGAGGGTTATAACTCCTCTTTTCGAGTATCTCGACACCATGTCCGTGGGCATAGGGGAGAACTTCAAGCACAGGCTAATGAAGTTCGTCGATCCGCACACGGGCGAAGTTGTGGTGCTGCGCCCCGACATAACTCCACAGATCGGACGCATGGTCGCCACTCAGCTCAGCGACCACCGCCACCCCCTCAGGCTTTGCTATTCGGGAAGGGTAGTGAGGTACGAGGAGAAAGGGAGCGGCAAGGAAAGGGAGGTCTTTCAGCTCGGCTGCGAGCTTCTGGGACTTGGTTCAACGGAAGGGGATTCCGAGATAATCGCGCTCGCTCTGAAATCCATTAATCGTCTCGGTCTTAAGAAAATAACCCTGAATCTCGGACACACGGGCATTCTTGATGCGGTTTTGCAGGATGCAGGAGAAATAAGGGACCAGCTTGTACACGCCCTCATAAAGAAAGACCAGGAGCTGATAAGAAAGATAGTGGAGCCCTCTGCGATTCCAAAAGACGTAAAGGATGTTCTTTTCAGTCTCTCAGATTATTACGGCGATGCCGATATCCTTCGCAGGGCGGCCCGGAACAAGAGATTCAGGCCCTGCATAGAAGAGATCATCTCCTTGATTACCGTGCTTGAGGAATACAAGGTTGAGTGCGACATATCGATCGATCTTGTGGAGGTCAAGGGGTTTGAGTACTACACGGGGGTTACTTTCGAGATAATATCTTCAGCAGCTCCCGCTTCTCTGGTGACGGGCGGCAGATACGACGGGCTTGTAAACCGGTACGGGAAAAACGTCCCCGCCGCGGGTTTTGCCATAGACGCCGAGGCACTTATGCAGAGCACCAAGGGTGGCGACGGAGAGAATCAGGTCCATTTCATAATAGTGCCAAAAAATCAGGATCTCAGAGGTGACGCCATAAGGCTTGCCGAGTGGCTTCGCTCAAGCAGCTTCAAGGTCATACTTGACCTCAACGGAAGTTACGCCGACATGATTGATTCTCAGGATTTCTTCGACGGAGACGGCTCGCTTGCTACGTACGGGCTGATAAAGCTTGAATCTCCTTCTGAAATAAAGCTCGTTGAATCCCGGACCGGGTCGATCAGGGAATTCTCCAATCTCGAAGAACTTCTTACCGGAGGAGGGCTCTAG
- a CDS encoding adenylosuccinate synthase encodes MSSIVVLGTQWGDEGKGRIVDLIASRTDLVVRYQGGNNAGHTIVADGRKIILHHIPSGILRENSLSLIGNGVVVDPKVLVGEIEALRSAGYPVSPLNFLVSERAHVIMPYHREIDLLREKRRASGRKIGTTGRGIGPVYEDKYARRGIRMLDLTEPEAFLARLRSVMAERNAYIEKVLGADPLDTESVYEEYVTYGEVLRSFISDVSAIIRKSGEEGKRILFEGAQGSLLDIDFGTYPYVTSSNAGLGGVFSGTGAVPGLVGSIVGVAKAYTTRVGEGPFPTEESGEIQEVLRREGEEYGATTGRSRRCGWLDAVALNYAIRTNGVTAIALTKLDVLSGFEKVKICTGYGHNGSITKEFPASLSVLEDCEPSYEEMDGWDEDLAEIKNVEQLPRNALGFIKRVEELTGIPVWIVSVGPQRDKYFELSDCVFSR; translated from the coding sequence TTGTCGAGCATAGTGGTCCTGGGTACGCAGTGGGGGGATGAGGGCAAGGGAAGAATAGTAGACCTGATAGCCTCAAGAACCGACCTGGTGGTAAGATACCAGGGCGGAAACAACGCGGGCCACACCATCGTGGCGGACGGAAGGAAAATCATACTCCACCACATACCCTCGGGCATACTCAGGGAAAACAGCCTGTCCCTTATAGGAAACGGGGTGGTTGTTGACCCCAAGGTGCTGGTCGGGGAGATAGAAGCGCTCAGAAGCGCGGGCTATCCGGTAAGCCCTTTGAATTTTCTCGTGAGTGAAAGGGCTCACGTGATAATGCCGTACCACAGGGAAATAGACCTGCTGAGGGAGAAGCGGCGCGCAAGCGGAAGAAAAATAGGCACGACCGGAAGGGGCATAGGCCCCGTTTACGAAGACAAGTACGCGAGGCGGGGCATAAGGATGCTTGATCTTACAGAACCCGAAGCCTTTCTCGCAAGACTTCGGTCGGTTATGGCGGAGAGAAACGCCTATATTGAGAAGGTTCTTGGAGCGGATCCCCTGGATACCGAGAGCGTGTATGAGGAGTACGTTACGTATGGAGAGGTTCTGAGGTCCTTTATTTCGGATGTTTCCGCGATTATCCGCAAAAGCGGCGAGGAGGGGAAAAGGATTCTTTTCGAAGGCGCTCAGGGCTCGCTTCTCGATATCGATTTCGGTACTTATCCCTACGTCACTTCGTCAAACGCGGGTCTCGGGGGCGTGTTTTCCGGAACCGGGGCTGTCCCGGGACTTGTAGGCTCCATAGTGGGAGTCGCAAAGGCCTATACCACCAGGGTGGGAGAGGGGCCCTTTCCCACGGAGGAATCGGGCGAGATACAGGAAGTGCTCAGAAGGGAAGGGGAGGAATACGGTGCTACCACCGGCAGGAGCAGAAGGTGCGGGTGGCTTGACGCCGTCGCGCTCAACTACGCGATCAGAACAAACGGGGTAACCGCCATAGCTCTTACGAAACTAGACGTGCTTTCCGGTTTTGAAAAGGTAAAGATATGCACGGGCTACGGACATAACGGGTCAATCACGAAAGAGTTCCCCGCGAGCCTTTCCGTTCTTGAGGACTGCGAGCCTTCATACGAGGAAATGGATGGATGGGATGAGGATCTGGCCGAGATAAAAAACGTTGAACAACTGCCCCGAAACGCCCTTGGTTTCATAAAAAGGGTCGAGGAACTGACCGGGATCCCGGTCTGGATAGTTTCGGTGGGACCGCAGCGCGACAAGTACTTCGAGTTAAGCGACTGTGTGTTCTCTCGGTAA
- a CDS encoding PhoH family protein — protein sequence MDGIRELELENIEAVKVLYGELNSNLKEIENEFDISIHTRGNKITLKGDEERTAEAGMLMGQMYSLIEKGYVLQPSDIKIAKRLLNQKDASLEEIFLDTVCISVRKKIISPKTINQKLYIDAIRRNDMVFGIGPAGTGKTYLAMAMAVSAFTNKKVNRIVLARPAVEAGEKLGFLPGDLQEKVNPYLRPLFDALYDMMEFEKANRLIEKNMIEIVPIAYMRGRTLNDAFIILDEAQNTTAIQMKMFLTRLGFGSKAVITGDITQIDLAREQNSGLIEAMNILSGIKGIDFVHFSKTDVIRHPLVMKIIDAYEKIKDNLGSRTPVTGENE from the coding sequence ATGGATGGAATCAGAGAGCTTGAACTTGAGAATATAGAAGCCGTAAAGGTTCTCTACGGGGAACTTAATTCAAATCTCAAGGAAATAGAAAACGAATTCGACATAAGCATCCACACCCGGGGCAACAAAATCACTCTCAAGGGGGACGAGGAGAGAACCGCGGAAGCGGGCATGCTCATGGGGCAGATGTATTCGCTGATAGAAAAGGGCTATGTCCTTCAGCCTTCCGACATAAAAATAGCGAAGAGACTCCTTAACCAGAAAGACGCATCCCTTGAGGAAATATTCCTCGACACGGTCTGCATATCCGTCCGGAAAAAAATAATAAGTCCCAAGACCATAAACCAGAAACTCTACATCGACGCCATAAGAAGAAACGACATGGTGTTCGGCATAGGACCCGCGGGGACGGGAAAAACCTACCTGGCGATGGCGATGGCCGTTTCAGCGTTTACGAACAAGAAGGTAAACAGGATAGTGCTCGCGCGCCCCGCTGTGGAGGCGGGAGAAAAACTGGGATTCCTCCCCGGCGATCTTCAGGAAAAGGTGAATCCCTACCTGCGACCCCTTTTCGACGCCCTCTACGATATGATGGAATTCGAGAAAGCCAACAGGCTAATTGAGAAGAATATGATCGAAATCGTTCCGATAGCCTACATGAGAGGAAGAACACTCAACGATGCATTCATAATTCTCGATGAGGCGCAGAACACTACAGCGATACAGATGAAGATGTTTCTCACCCGACTCGGGTTCGGCTCAAAAGCGGTCATAACGGGAGATATCACCCAGATAGACTTGGCCAGGGAACAGAACTCAGGACTTATCGAGGCCATGAACATCCTATCCGGAATAAAGGGAATAGATTTCGTTCACTTCTCGAAAACCGATGTCATAAGACACCCTCTCGTCATGAAAATAATAGACGCGTACGAAAAAATTAAGGATAATCTCGGTAGCCGTACCCCCGTAACAGGAGAAAACGAATGA
- a CDS encoding SDR family oxidoreductase, with product MRTVSILGCGWLGEPLALHLKGAGFSVRGSVRDPEKLPALSEKGIEPYLIDIAPEVRGEGADEFFSSDILFINFPPERRDDIETYHEKQIRNLIGAIPNPRGKMVIFASSTSVYPNTNGVVREEDSLHPDKPSGKALLRVERLLMEQPGIDTTVIRFSGLIGYDRAPIKSIRRKKLVLNPDCPLNLIHRDDCIGIVRSVIDLDVRNTVLNATCDKHPTRREYYSREARKYGIPLPLFKTESSPEYKIVSNEKLKETLGYRMIYPDPLGIP from the coding sequence GTGAGGACCGTGAGCATTCTGGGCTGCGGCTGGCTTGGGGAACCGCTTGCTCTACATCTAAAGGGTGCGGGTTTTTCGGTGAGAGGGTCTGTAAGGGACCCTGAGAAGCTCCCCGCTCTTTCGGAAAAAGGAATAGAGCCCTACCTGATAGATATCGCCCCCGAGGTGAGGGGCGAGGGTGCGGATGAATTTTTCTCCTCGGACATTCTTTTCATCAATTTCCCCCCGGAACGAAGGGACGATATAGAGACCTACCATGAAAAACAGATCAGAAACCTCATCGGGGCCATACCGAACCCCCGAGGGAAGATGGTTATCTTCGCCAGCTCGACATCCGTTTATCCGAACACAAACGGGGTCGTAAGGGAAGAAGACTCGCTTCACCCCGATAAACCGTCGGGAAAGGCCCTTCTGCGCGTGGAGAGGCTTCTCATGGAACAGCCGGGAATCGATACGACCGTGATACGCTTCTCTGGACTAATAGGTTACGACAGGGCTCCCATAAAATCGATCAGAAGAAAAAAACTCGTGCTAAACCCCGATTGCCCTCTTAACCTCATACACCGCGACGACTGCATAGGAATCGTTCGGAGCGTAATAGATCTTGATGTAAGAAACACCGTGCTCAACGCCACCTGCGATAAGCATCCGACGAGAAGGGAGTATTACTCGCGCGAAGCCCGGAAATATGGAATCCCGCTACCGCTTTTCAAGACGGAAAGCTCCCCGGAGTACAAGATAGTCTCAAACGAAAAGCTTAAAGAAACGCTCGGCTACAGAATGATTTACCCGGACCCGCTTGGCATACCCTGA
- a CDS encoding DUF1289 domain-containing protein → MDEDTGLCVGCLRTSDEIANWEEYSDEQRAEVTREITRREAEQDQ, encoded by the coding sequence ATGGACGAGGACACGGGGCTTTGCGTCGGATGCCTCCGCACGAGCGACGAGATAGCGAACTGGGAGGAGTACTCAGACGAGCAGCGGGCGGAAGTCACGCGTGAAATAACGCGGCGGGAAGCGGAGCAGGACCAGTGA
- a CDS encoding phosphoribosylaminoimidazolesuccinocarboxamide synthase, with protein sequence MHQTILSTDFIGFAEPTRGKVRDIYDLGERILMVATDRISAFDVILPNGIPAKGEVLNRISEFWFRKTEHIIPNHMISTDPEDFPDPFGDHAEALSDRSMLVKKTDPLPVECVVRGYISGSGWEEYKKTGSVCGIPLGEGLLESQKLPEPVFTPSTKAEQGTHDENITFAEVREMIGGELASRVRDASIEIYTAAAGIAEERGIIIADTKFEFGIDRDTGELILIDEALTPDSSRFWPRADYAPGGPQTSFDKQFVRDYLKQTGWNRNPPAPELPPDIVRKTSEKYLEMLRLFCGG encoded by the coding sequence ATTCACCAAACGATACTCAGCACGGATTTCATCGGATTCGCAGAACCCACCAGAGGCAAGGTAAGAGACATCTACGACCTGGGCGAGCGCATCCTGATGGTAGCCACCGACCGCATCTCAGCCTTTGACGTGATACTCCCAAACGGGATACCGGCAAAAGGCGAGGTGCTAAACCGCATCTCAGAATTCTGGTTCCGGAAAACAGAGCATATAATCCCGAACCACATGATCTCAACGGACCCCGAGGATTTCCCCGACCCCTTCGGGGACCATGCCGAGGCGCTCTCAGACCGCTCGATGCTCGTCAAGAAAACCGACCCGCTTCCCGTGGAGTGCGTAGTGAGAGGCTATATAAGCGGTTCGGGGTGGGAAGAGTACAAAAAAACCGGTTCCGTCTGCGGCATACCCCTTGGAGAAGGGCTCCTTGAGTCGCAGAAGCTTCCGGAACCCGTTTTCACGCCGTCAACCAAGGCCGAGCAGGGAACCCATGACGAGAACATAACTTTCGCGGAAGTGCGCGAGATGATCGGCGGGGAGCTCGCGAGCAGGGTAAGGGACGCAAGCATCGAGATCTACACGGCAGCCGCCGGTATAGCCGAAGAACGAGGCATAATAATAGCCGATACGAAATTTGAGTTCGGTATAGACAGAGACACAGGAGAACTCATTCTGATAGACGAGGCCCTGACGCCGGATTCATCAAGATTCTGGCCCCGGGCAGACTACGCTCCGGGCGGACCGCAGACAAGCTTTGACAAGCAGTTCGTAAGGGACTACCTCAAGCAGACGGGCTGGAACAGAAATCCTCCGGCACCTGAGCTTCCCCCCGACATAGTCAGAAAGACAAGCGAAAAGTACCTCGAGATGCTCAGGCTTTTCTGCGGAGGATAG
- the thrS gene encoding threonine--tRNA ligase: MGIEVNIDGKQGRFSSGITVGDVLAELGEDKRTVGAVVDGQVVDFWHRLGSDCDLLPVKSNTEASLGLLRHTAAHVLAEAVQSLFPQARVTIGPVIENGFYYDFDFERGFTPEDLENIEAKMLEIIKKNRPLTRKSVTREEAIATFSGINENYKVEIINDLPEGEEITIYDQTDWYDLCRGPHLPSTGLIKAFKLTSSAGAYWRGNENNPMLQRIYGTAFWDKKELRKHLQSLEEAKKRDHRKLGRELDLFSVNEEIGPGLILWHPRGAKVRNVIEDFWKREHISRGYEVLYTPHMAKLDLWRTSGHVDFYSQNMFSCMEVENSDYQVKPMNCPFHILIYKTKTRSYRDLPIRWAEIGTVYRYERSGVLHGLLRVRGFSQDDAHIFCRPDQIREEVSGVLRLTLDFLKTFGFDNYEIFLSTRPAKFVGSEENWERSIEAIEEALSDVGLPYGVDTGGGAFYGPKIDLKIKDVIGRAWQCSTIQVDFNLPERFDMEFVGEDNARHTPIMIHRAIFGSIERFFGILIEHYGGAFPLWLSPEQVRVASVGQSQAEYCEEVCSELRSRGIRVGSDLRNEKLGYKVREAQVMKIPYLLVVGDKEVETGTVAPRKYGGDAMAALPVKDFIEIVVGENDPYSWMEVTV; encoded by the coding sequence TTGGGTATAGAGGTAAATATCGACGGGAAGCAAGGCAGGTTTTCTTCGGGAATCACCGTGGGGGACGTGCTGGCGGAACTTGGGGAAGACAAGCGTACAGTAGGGGCCGTCGTAGACGGCCAGGTAGTTGATTTCTGGCACCGCCTCGGGAGCGACTGCGACCTTCTGCCCGTAAAAAGCAATACCGAAGCCTCTTTGGGGCTTCTGCGGCACACCGCGGCCCACGTTCTCGCTGAAGCCGTCCAGTCTCTTTTCCCCCAGGCGAGGGTCACCATAGGTCCCGTGATAGAAAACGGGTTTTACTACGATTTTGATTTCGAGAGGGGCTTCACTCCCGAGGATCTTGAGAACATCGAAGCGAAGATGCTTGAGATAATAAAGAAGAACCGGCCTCTTACGAGAAAATCGGTCACGAGGGAGGAGGCCATAGCTACCTTCTCCGGGATAAACGAGAACTACAAGGTTGAGATAATAAACGACCTTCCCGAAGGGGAGGAGATAACCATATATGACCAGACAGACTGGTATGACCTCTGCAGGGGGCCTCACCTTCCCTCAACGGGTCTCATAAAGGCCTTTAAGCTCACGAGTTCCGCAGGGGCTTACTGGAGGGGCAACGAGAACAACCCCATGCTCCAGAGAATTTACGGAACGGCGTTCTGGGACAAAAAGGAGCTGCGCAAACATCTGCAGAGCCTGGAAGAGGCAAAAAAAAGGGACCACAGAAAGCTTGGGAGGGAACTCGATCTTTTCAGCGTGAACGAAGAAATAGGACCCGGTCTCATCCTCTGGCATCCTAGGGGGGCGAAGGTAAGAAACGTAATAGAGGATTTCTGGAAGAGGGAGCATATCTCCCGGGGCTACGAAGTGCTCTACACGCCGCATATGGCCAAACTTGATCTCTGGCGCACGAGCGGTCACGTGGATTTTTACTCGCAGAACATGTTCTCGTGCATGGAGGTTGAGAATTCCGATTATCAGGTAAAGCCCATGAACTGTCCCTTCCACATACTGATATACAAGACAAAGACGAGAAGCTACAGGGATCTGCCGATCAGGTGGGCCGAGATAGGAACCGTGTACAGGTACGAGCGTTCAGGGGTTCTCCACGGTCTTTTGAGAGTAAGGGGCTTTTCCCAGGACGACGCCCACATATTCTGCCGACCCGACCAGATACGCGAAGAGGTCTCCGGGGTGCTTCGCCTCACCTTGGATTTCCTGAAGACTTTTGGGTTTGATAATTACGAGATCTTTCTCTCTACGCGCCCGGCCAAGTTTGTTGGAAGCGAGGAGAACTGGGAGAGGTCTATAGAGGCCATCGAGGAGGCCCTGTCGGATGTTGGGCTTCCGTACGGAGTTGACACCGGCGGCGGGGCTTTTTACGGTCCCAAGATAGATCTTAAGATAAAGGACGTGATAGGCAGGGCTTGGCAATGCTCAACTATTCAAGTAGATTTCAACCTGCCCGAGCGGTTTGACATGGAATTTGTGGGTGAGGATAACGCGAGACATACCCCGATAATGATCCACAGGGCCATATTCGGTTCTATCGAGCGGTTCTTTGGAATTCTCATAGAACATTACGGGGGAGCGTTTCCGCTCTGGCTCAGCCCCGAACAGGTAAGGGTGGCATCCGTGGGACAGAGCCAGGCCGAGTACTGCGAGGAAGTCTGCTCCGAGCTTCGGAGCCGGGGAATCAGGGTCGGCAGCGATTTGCGAAACGAGAAGCTAGGATATAAGGTTAGGGAGGCTCAGGTGATGAAAATTCCCTACCTGCTGGTTGTGGGAGACAAGGAGGTTGAGACGGGAACGGTTGCTCCCAGGAAGTACGGCGGAGATGCCATGGCGGCGTTGCCGGTAAAGGATTTTATCGAAATCGTCGTGGGGGAGAACGATCCCTACAGTTGGATGGAGGTAACGGTATAG
- a CDS encoding translation initiation factor IF-3 gives MARRRNNFRARVPETRINRRITAKEVRLIDIEGEQLGIVGIDEALRISEEKEVDLVEIASNATPPVCKLMDYGKFKYELKKQRSAKKQKDQTIKEIKFRPNIGDHDLEVKVNRMKGFLEAGHKTRVRIFFRGREIVHSDLGRKLAEDVCEKLSDVASVDMEPKIEGKNLIMVLVPAKKTVRNSQDA, from the coding sequence ATAGCTAGAAGGAGAAATAATTTCAGGGCCCGCGTTCCGGAGACCCGGATTAACAGGAGAATCACCGCGAAAGAGGTGAGGCTCATAGATATTGAAGGTGAGCAGCTCGGGATCGTAGGCATTGACGAGGCTTTGCGGATCTCGGAGGAAAAGGAAGTAGACTTGGTTGAGATTGCGTCAAACGCTACTCCGCCCGTATGCAAGTTGATGGATTACGGGAAGTTCAAGTACGAACTCAAAAAACAGCGAAGCGCGAAAAAACAGAAAGATCAGACGATAAAGGAGATCAAGTTTCGTCCCAACATAGGGGACCACGACCTTGAAGTCAAGGTAAACCGAATGAAGGGTTTTCTTGAAGCGGGTCACAAAACCAGGGTAAGGATATTTTTCAGGGGCAGGGAAATAGTTCACTCGGACCTCGGCCGCAAGCTCGCCGAGGATGTCTGCGAAAAACTGTCCGATGTCGCCTCGGTGGACATGGAGCCCAAGATAGAGGGCAAGAACCTGATAATGGTGCTTGTACCGGCAAAAAAAACAGTGAGGAATTCACAAGATGCCTAA
- the rpmI gene encoding 50S ribosomal protein L35, which translates to MPKMKTNRSAAKRFSVTGSGKIRRNKGGKSHINVKKSSKRMRRLLETDFIEGSAAKKIKTYVPYL; encoded by the coding sequence ATGCCTAAGATGAAGACGAACCGCAGCGCGGCCAAGAGGTTTTCCGTTACCGGAAGCGGAAAAATAAGAAGGAACAAGGGTGGAAAAAGCCATATAAACGTGAAGAAGAGTTCAAAAAGGATGCGGAGACTGCTGGAGACGGATTTCATCGAAGGTTCCGCGGCCAAGAAGATCAAAACCTACGTTCCTTACCTGTGA
- the rplT gene encoding 50S ribosomal protein L20, which yields MRIKRGVTSRRRKKRVLKLAKGYWGRRKNNFRRAKETILRALAYSYRDRRRRKRDFRALWIMRINAGVRPFGLSYSRFINALKQSGVELDRKSLSELAIRNPESFKAVVEFATSKKG from the coding sequence ATGCGCATAAAAAGAGGAGTCACTTCCAGAAGACGTAAAAAAAGAGTTCTTAAGCTTGCAAAAGGGTACTGGGGGAGAAGAAAAAACAATTTCAGACGGGCGAAGGAAACCATACTCAGGGCACTTGCCTATTCCTACAGGGACCGCCGCCGCAGAAAAAGAGACTTCAGGGCGCTTTGGATTATGAGAATAAACGCTGGGGTAAGGCCTTTTGGACTTTCCTACAGCAGGTTCATAAACGCGCTTAAGCAGTCCGGAGTCGAACTTGACCGAAAAAGTCTCTCAGAGCTCGCCATAAGAAACCCCGAGAGTTTCAAGGCCGTGGTGGAGTTCGCGACCTCGAAGAAGGGATGA